A part of Limihaloglobus sulfuriphilus genomic DNA contains:
- a CDS encoding alpha/beta fold hydrolase, which translates to MALRKDVLINGNQINELEPYNKAWYVDFQGWVPGEYWFINNEGLNVVGSGDYIPAITTVYTDFSTLWVKVKMRMEHYSEGGIIITDNPIGSQPLFNYLSVCCRPIWTDIFVNYVKNGEQFHEQICEGCIYPWTWFDISIKIADNHLKVKINELEEKEITFKDLSFDENYKLTIFGKKDWLSGISDITFNKLIVYSALESVGCGVSNVFNVNNRDSITVNAVNNWDGTVTVTWTDRGGVRLIRQEVGNTSNETGWSVNGGYFKDTLQPSGFKKKYVYIIRNLSGTELGRSGEVMPDIVVVLIRGYDPNPIGDGISDKYWTSDSGEQNKGLVANVHSWFEESERNITCWDASTMLSGEKNVEWNCEVLDDFISQNRTGDYENAKVNLIGHSMGGLISRRYAYEQDAYIQNVICIQTPHTGSPLADIAGWFAGEAGENLKPSFLKTFNDDYPLDKTTLYSFYSDNYTDVLGKFLYRKANSHITSSPQFTQYDEQSDGAVPLLSGYGWIYKKDTYGDPNYGTYVEQWLPLIAVGPMKDTCNNGFDHSTGYRHPDTLNKIMEWLGYPQADKFYFQKMKIQGLEQSDPENLPLYFINGFTGQFHNAQPVSNTVKIGTSSNAYFRAIVTDPNAVFTLIDPDSEVIDPVTADSDPNIIYDQENGIMAYEIVNPNTGTWTLSLTTLMTELNSVEYGLTVFEDQFVAFSVTGEKDWANSGQAMFLMAEIADNAGAVTGAAVNADIVLPDDTVESITFVDDGTGGDAVSGDGISSYTFTTTEISGKYNVRAYASGTTASSDSFERSAVATFTVSQADIAVSGSISEEGVDTNQNAFYDLLRFTVPVQVSLDGAYRLTASLLDSNSETVSLVNSGTLRLTSESGSITVDVPAEDIVNNGAAGPYILHGIKISDGDSGLTIAAAENYTTAGYLISDFEPKDTDKDGLPDVLELSIGTLIDNPDTDGDGVTDYEEIAYGGDPTRYDPLTDSNPFEAVTDGDGMTDGYEIKYGLNPLIDDTLLDLDGDGLSNIYEYENQLRPDKIDTDDDGRNDKWEIDNGRDPLVYDEYPRNDADIDLNAVINRLDLLILCSQWMDAPGTPSADIAPHGGDGIVNFLDFAVLSGSWLSEVIAPQELSEDFESEDFESGDFSANP; encoded by the coding sequence ATGGCTCTAAGAAAAGATGTATTAATTAATGGAAATCAGATAAACGAATTAGAACCGTATAATAAGGCTTGGTATGTTGATTTTCAAGGCTGGGTTCCAGGCGAATATTGGTTTATAAATAATGAAGGTTTAAATGTTGTAGGAAGTGGAGATTATATTCCTGCGATTACCACAGTTTACACTGATTTCTCAACCCTTTGGGTGAAAGTGAAGATGAGAATGGAACATTACAGTGAGGGTGGAATAATTATTACTGATAATCCTATCGGATCACAACCACTTTTTAATTACCTGTCAGTTTGCTGTCGTCCAATATGGACAGATATATTTGTTAATTATGTAAAAAACGGAGAACAATTTCATGAACAAATTTGTGAAGGTTGCATATACCCATGGACCTGGTTTGATATTTCTATTAAAATAGCGGACAATCATCTCAAAGTAAAGATTAACGAATTAGAAGAAAAAGAAATCACATTTAAAGATTTAAGTTTTGATGAAAATTACAAACTCACAATTTTTGGCAAAAAAGATTGGCTTTCTGGAATTTCAGACATCACTTTCAATAAACTTATTGTTTACTCAGCTCTTGAATCAGTTGGTTGCGGAGTTTCAAATGTCTTTAATGTAAACAACCGGGATTCAATTACAGTAAATGCCGTGAACAACTGGGACGGCACGGTAACGGTTACCTGGACTGATCGGGGGGGTGTCCGCCTTATCCGACAGGAAGTCGGTAATACTTCAAATGAAACCGGCTGGTCGGTTAATGGGGGTTACTTCAAGGATACTCTCCAGCCCTCCGGGTTCAAGAAAAAGTATGTCTATATTATCAGAAACCTGAGCGGAACGGAGCTCGGACGCAGCGGCGAAGTCATGCCGGACATTGTTGTCGTTTTGATTCGGGGTTATGATCCCAATCCTATAGGTGATGGAATTAGCGATAAATATTGGACATCTGATAGTGGAGAGCAAAACAAAGGATTGGTTGCAAATGTTCACAGCTGGTTTGAAGAAAGCGAGAGAAATATCACATGTTGGGATGCCAGTACAATGTTAAGTGGAGAAAAAAATGTTGAATGGAACTGCGAAGTACTTGACGACTTCATCTCTCAAAATAGAACAGGCGATTATGAAAATGCGAAAGTTAATTTAATTGGCCATAGTATGGGTGGTTTGATTTCAAGGCGATATGCTTATGAACAGGATGCATATATTCAAAATGTTATTTGTATTCAGACTCCGCATACAGGTTCACCTCTGGCAGACATTGCTGGCTGGTTTGCAGGTGAGGCAGGGGAAAATTTAAAACCCAGTTTTTTAAAGACATTCAATGATGATTACCCCCTTGACAAAACGACACTGTACTCATTCTATAGCGATAATTATACAGATGTCTTAGGCAAATTTTTATATAGAAAAGCAAACTCACATATTACATCTTCCCCTCAATTCACACAATATGACGAGCAAAGTGACGGTGCGGTGCCCTTGCTTTCCGGTTATGGCTGGATTTATAAAAAAGACACATATGGTGATCCCAATTATGGCACTTATGTTGAACAATGGTTACCACTAATAGCCGTAGGTCCAATGAAAGATACTTGCAATAATGGATTTGATCATTCTACAGGTTACCGACACCCAGACACATTAAATAAAATCATGGAATGGCTGGGTTATCCGCAGGCAGACAAATTTTATTTTCAAAAGATGAAAATACAGGGCTTGGAACAAAGCGATCCAGAAAATTTGCCTCTATATTTCATCAATGGTTTTACAGGTCAGTTTCACAACGCTCAGCCAGTATCAAACACGGTTAAAATTGGCACCTCAAGCAACGCATATTTCCGTGCAATAGTCACTGATCCTAATGCTGTATTCACATTAATTGATCCGGATTCGGAAGTGATTGACCCTGTAACTGCTGATTCGGATCCCAATATCATCTATGATCAAGAAAACGGTATTATGGCTTATGAGATTGTTAATCCGAACACAGGGACATGGACACTGAGCCTAACCACTCTTATGACAGAACTTAACAGCGTAGAATACGGTTTGACAGTATTTGAAGACCAGTTTGTCGCATTTTCAGTAACAGGAGAAAAGGATTGGGCAAATAGTGGACAGGCCATGTTTTTAATGGCAGAAATAGCGGATAACGCTGGAGCTGTAACCGGGGCAGCCGTTAACGCTGATATAGTTCTGCCTGATGATACTGTAGAGAGCATTACATTTGTTGATGACGGGACTGGCGGTGATGCTGTTTCGGGTGATGGGATTTCCAGTTACACATTTACGACAACTGAGATCAGCGGTAAATATAATGTCCGGGCTTATGCAAGCGGTACAACGGCTTCGTCTGACAGTTTTGAACGATCTGCTGTTGCTACATTTACCGTTTCTCAAGCTGACATTGCTGTTTCAGGTTCCATATCAGAAGAAGGGGTTGATACCAACCAGAACGCGTTTTATGATCTCTTGCGGTTTACAGTACCGGTTCAGGTCTCACTTGACGGGGCTTACAGACTGACAGCATCCCTGCTCGATTCAAATTCTGAAACAGTCAGTCTGGTCAATTCAGGCACGCTCCGATTGACGAGTGAATCAGGTTCGATAACCGTTGATGTCCCGGCCGAAGATATCGTAAATAACGGCGCTGCCGGTCCATATATCCTCCACGGAATAAAGATATCTGACGGAGATTCAGGGCTGACTATTGCTGCTGCTGAGAATTATACAACGGCCGGATATCTGATTTCTGATTTTGAGCCAAAGGATACTGACAAGGACGGTCTGCCGGATGTTTTAGAGCTATCTATCGGAACGCTTATTGATAACCCTGATACTGACGGTGACGGCGTAACGGATTATGAGGAGATTGCCTATGGCGGAGACCCGACCAGATACGATCCGCTGACCGATTCTAATCCTTTTGAGGCCGTTACAGACGGCGACGGCATGACAGACGGCTACGAAATAAAATATGGTTTGAATCCGCTGATTGATGACACTCTGCTGGATCTCGATGGCGACGGGCTGAGTAATATTTACGAGTATGAAAATCAACTTCGTCCAGACAAAATTGATACTGACGATGACGGCAGAAACGATAAGTGGGAAATTGACAACGGCCGTGATCCTCTTGTTTATGATGAATATCCGAGAAATGATGCGGACATAGACCTCAACGCGGTTATCAATCGGCTTGATCTGTTGATTCTATGCAGCCAGTGGATGGATGCCCCCGGTACTCCATCGGCAGATATCGCACCTCACGGCGGTGACGGTATTGTTAATTTCCTCGATTTTGCCGTCCTTTCCGGTTCGTGGTTAAGTGAGGTAATCGCACCTCAAGAGTTGAGCGAAGATTTTGAAAGCGAAGATTTTGAAAGCGGAGATTTCAGCGCCAATCCATAG